One Rhizobiales bacterium GAS188 DNA window includes the following coding sequences:
- a CDS encoding putative spermidine/putrescine transport system ATP-binding protein, with amino-acid sequence MPRRGQDSSQETGQERSRAAEIRAIGIGKTFGSFRALKNVSLEIGSGEFLTLLGPSGSGKTTFLMILAGFQAPSEGRLITDGVDVTAKPAEERSYGMVFQGYALFPHMSVEANIAFPLQVRRVPSHEIRRRVAEMIERVGLIGHEKKLPAKLSGGQQQRVALARALVFEPGVLLLDEPFSALDKSLRELMQVEVKRLHQETGTTFVFVTHDQGEALALSSRVAIFDHGELLQVGAPRDVYEKPSSRFVAEFLGEINLLPLGNVRCADGGATARCEDRLVTVRGVGEPTGPQAVLAIRPEHMSLSLQAPPADDNSLPASVEMSTYLGAATRLELKTRGNAKVVLSVPTHTISAELSRGSPAWVTWPADQGFLLPSSGGR; translated from the coding sequence ATGCCTCGACGTGGCCAAGACAGCAGCCAAGAAACCGGCCAGGAACGCAGCCGAGCCGCCGAGATCCGTGCGATCGGAATCGGCAAGACCTTCGGTTCGTTCCGAGCATTGAAGAACGTGTCGCTCGAGATCGGCAGCGGCGAATTCCTTACGCTGCTCGGACCTTCGGGGTCCGGGAAGACGACCTTCCTGATGATCCTCGCGGGCTTCCAGGCGCCGAGCGAAGGGCGCCTGATCACCGACGGCGTCGACGTGACGGCGAAGCCGGCAGAGGAGCGCTCCTACGGGATGGTCTTCCAGGGCTATGCGCTGTTCCCGCATATGAGCGTCGAGGCCAATATCGCCTTCCCGCTGCAGGTCCGGCGCGTGCCCTCCCACGAGATCCGGCGGCGTGTCGCGGAGATGATCGAGCGGGTCGGCCTCATCGGCCATGAGAAGAAGCTGCCGGCCAAGCTCTCCGGCGGTCAGCAGCAGCGCGTGGCACTCGCCCGAGCTCTCGTTTTCGAGCCTGGCGTGCTGCTGCTCGACGAACCGTTCTCGGCACTCGACAAGAGCCTGCGCGAGCTCATGCAGGTCGAGGTCAAGCGCCTGCATCAAGAGACTGGCACCACCTTCGTGTTCGTCACGCATGACCAGGGGGAAGCCTTGGCGCTATCCTCGCGGGTCGCGATCTTCGATCACGGCGAGCTTCTGCAGGTGGGTGCGCCGCGCGACGTCTATGAGAAGCCTTCGAGTCGTTTCGTCGCGGAATTCCTGGGCGAGATCAATCTGCTGCCGCTCGGGAATGTGCGCTGCGCCGACGGAGGAGCCACAGCTCGTTGCGAGGACAGGCTCGTCACCGTGCGCGGCGTCGGGGAGCCCACTGGACCACAGGCAGTGCTCGCCATCCGCCCCGAGCACATGTCGCTCTCCCTCCAGGCGCCACCAGCCGACGACAACAGCCTGCCGGCCAGCGTCGAGATGTCCACCTATCTCGGCGCGGCCACGCGGCTCGAGCTGAAAACACGCGGCAACGCCAAGGTCGTGCTTTCGGTGCCGACCCATACGATCTCGGCGGAACTGAGCCGCGGCAGCCCCGCCTGGGTGACTTGGCCGGCGGACCAGGGATTTCTTCTTCCGAGCAGTGGGGGACGTTAG
- a CDS encoding putative spermidine/putrescine transport system substrate-binding protein — MDNAFQKDCLEILAEKVARGQITRRRFAQLAGLLLAGAPALRARGALADTKELVLVNWGGDAIKAYDRAFGQPFLKETGITVKEDGSGPTEGAITAQFKSGKPSWDLVDADPFSAISLGKQGMIEKIDYNVVSKAKMRPGFGWDYAASTYFFSYVIAYDSKKYGDQAPKGMADFFDLKKFPGKRSMYKWGSGMWEAALLADGVAPDKLYPLDVKRAHAKIKAFKDNVVAYWGGGAESQSVLLGGEASMAIIWSTRASLIEQDSGGKIKFIWDQGLISPGALAVIKNNPGGKDAAMKFIASTQDPQRQLVMFDMLGQGPANPATDALIPADKKRINCVDPANMAKQIPLNMDWYSENYGAALDEYTKVIAA; from the coding sequence ATGGACAACGCTTTCCAGAAGGACTGCCTCGAGATCCTCGCCGAAAAGGTCGCGAGGGGACAGATCACGCGGCGTCGCTTCGCGCAGCTCGCCGGGCTCCTCCTTGCCGGCGCCCCGGCGCTGCGCGCACGCGGCGCTTTGGCCGACACCAAGGAGCTCGTCCTGGTCAATTGGGGTGGCGACGCCATCAAGGCCTATGACCGCGCCTTTGGCCAACCGTTCCTCAAGGAGACCGGCATCACCGTCAAGGAGGACGGATCCGGGCCGACCGAAGGCGCGATCACGGCGCAGTTCAAGAGCGGCAAGCCGAGCTGGGACCTCGTCGACGCCGACCCCTTCTCGGCCATCTCGCTCGGCAAACAAGGCATGATCGAGAAGATCGACTACAACGTCGTCTCCAAGGCGAAGATGCGGCCGGGATTCGGCTGGGACTATGCAGCGTCGACCTATTTCTTCTCTTACGTCATCGCCTACGACTCGAAGAAATACGGAGACCAGGCACCGAAGGGCATGGCCGATTTCTTCGATCTGAAGAAGTTCCCCGGCAAGCGCTCCATGTACAAATGGGGCTCCGGCATGTGGGAGGCGGCGCTCCTTGCCGACGGCGTCGCGCCCGACAAGCTCTACCCGCTCGATGTGAAGCGCGCCCACGCGAAGATCAAGGCCTTCAAGGACAATGTCGTCGCCTATTGGGGCGGCGGCGCCGAAAGCCAGTCAGTGCTTCTCGGCGGCGAGGCCTCCATGGCCATCATCTGGTCGACGCGCGCTTCCCTCATCGAGCAGGATTCGGGCGGCAAGATCAAGTTCATCTGGGACCAGGGGCTGATCTCGCCTGGTGCGCTCGCGGTGATCAAGAACAATCCGGGCGGCAAGGACGCCGCGATGAAGTTCATCGCCAGCACTCAGGACCCGCAGCGTCAGCTGGTGATGTTCGACATGCTGGGTCAAGGGCCGGCGAACCCCGCGACCGACGCGCTGATCCCGGCCGACAAGAAGCGCATCAACTGCGTCGATCCTGCCAACATGGCCAAGCAGATTCCCTTGAACATGGACTGGTATTCCGAAAACTACGGCGCGGCGCTCGACGAATACACCAAGGTCATCGCGGCTTGA